One window of the Vanessa atalanta chromosome 22, ilVanAtal1.2, whole genome shotgun sequence genome contains the following:
- the LOC125072719 gene encoding uncharacterized protein LOC125072719, with amino-acid sequence MPTVTDNIGKKVYQNSMASDQDSCSDEEPDSEMLSDDICLQDSDDDRQTSRSVQSLPEDLPTLNSCILRPPRKLFTNCRERWRQQNVSGAFAELRRLVPTHPPDKKLSKNEILRMAIRYIGLLSEVLEWQKNHGLVINKENSGLAIKCESPLSPTSRRLRLKRPYTDEDKRPYETDYIRFGNEENEEVYRRNFQRSTPNNKTDFFFGKDHLKILRNQYYFPSRWRQIPLRNLAGERNGNNLLMIAPAKGDDKDGSCKDKDDGKDK; translated from the exons ATGCCAACTGTGACGGATAATATAGGAAAGAAAG TTTATCAAAACTCAATGGCGTCGGATCAAGACTCCTGTTCTGATGAAGAGCCAGATAGTGAGATGCTGAGCGATGACATCTGTCTTCAAGACAGCGATGACGACAGACAAACTTCGAGAAGTGTTCAG agTTTGCCAGAAGATCTGCCAACATTAAATTCCTGTATTCTCCGACCACCTCGTAAGCTCTTCACCAATTGTCGAGAGCGCTGGCGACAGCAGAACGTCAGCGGTGCTTTCGCTGAGCTTAGAAGGCTGGTGCCTACACATCCACCGGATAAAAAGCTGTCGAAAAATGAGATCTTACGAATGGCAATAAG ATATATAGGTCTTCTGAGTGAAGTACTTGAATGGCAAAAGAACCACGGGCTGGTGATAAATAAAGAGAACTCCGGACTAGCCATTAAATGTGAATCTCCTTTAAGTCCAACATCGAGACGTCTCCGTCTCAAAAGACCGTACACGGACGAAGACAAACGACCATATGAAACAGATTACATAAGATTTGGTAACGAAGAAAACGAGGAAGTATACCGAAGAAACTTCCAGAGAAGTACACCAAATAATAAGACTGATTTTTTCTTTGGGAAAGACCATTTGAAGATATTGCGTAATCAGTATTACTTTCCTTCAAGATGGCGACAAATTCCTCTGAGAAATTTAGCAGGAGAGCGCAATGGAAATAACTTGTTGATGATTGCTCCAGCAAAGGGTGACGATAAAGATGGATCGTGTAAAGATAAAGATGATGGCAAAGATAAGTAA
- the LOC125072657 gene encoding juvenile hormone epoxide hydrolase-like isoform X3 — translation MGRLILAVLVALASVLIYFLYLRSPPPLPEIDLEEWWGTELSKSKQDDSIKPFKVDFNEVMIKDLKDRLRDRHPLAPPLKGVAFEYGFNSKQLEGWLKYWAEEYSFKERENFFNNYPHFKTDIQGLSIHFVRVTPEVPPGVEVIPLLLLHGWPGSVREFYEAIPYLTSASRDRDFALELIIPSLPGYGFSSGAKRPGLGADKVAVVFRNLMHRLGFKKYYIQGGDWGALITSCMATFFPDEVLGYHSNMPFIMSPKVTLITLIGALYPPLVVGSNVQDRMYPMLEKYANIIEETGYMHIQSTKPDTIGVALSDSPTGLAAYILEKFSTWTQLSNRKATDGALTKQFSRDQLLDNLMVYWSSNSITTSMRLYAETFNKRYLGLGLEEIPTNVPAWFIQAKNELTYTPIWALKTKYPNIINETILDDGGHFLAFQLPEIFSNDVIKAIQSFRAWHKNNKKTEL, via the exons ATGGGGCGACTGATCCTTGCTGTCCTGGTAGCGTTAGCGTCTGTTCTAATTTACTTCCTGTACCTGAGAAGTCCACCCCCATTACCAGAAATCGACCTCGAAGAATGGTGGGGAACTGAGCTATCAAAGTCCAAGCAAGATGACAGCATAAAGCCATTTAAAGTGGATTTCAATGAAGTG ATGATTAAAGATTTGAAAGACCGGCTCAGAGACCGTCACCCATTGGCTCCTCCTCTAAAAGGTGTCGCCTTCGAGTATGGTTTCAACAGCAAGCAGTTAGAGGGTTGGTTGAAATACTGGGCAGAAGAATACTCATTCAA aGAACGTGaaaattttttcaataattatcctCACTTTAAGACTGATATCCAAGGGTTGAGCATTCACTTCGTCAGAGTGACGCCGGAG GTCCCCCCTGGTGTGGAAGTCATTCCGCTGCTGCTACTCCACGGCTGGCCGGGCTCAGTCAGAGAGTTCTATGAAGCTATACCATACCTAACTTCTGCTTCAAGGGACAGAGACTTCGCTCTTGAACTCATTATACCCAGCTTGCCCGGATATGGTTTTTCTAGT gGTGCCAAGCGTCCAGGACTTGGTGCTGACAAAGTAGCTGTAGTTTTCAGAAATCTAATGCATCGTCTTGGTTTCAAAAAGTACTATATTCAAGGAGGAGACTGGGGAGCACTGATCACAAGTTGCATGGCTACATTCTTCcctgat GAGGTCCTCGGCTACCATTCAAACATGCCGTTCATAATGTCACCTAAAGTCACATTGATCACGTTGATTGGAGCCTTATACCCACCTCTCGTTGTTGGCTCAAATGTCCAAGACCGTATGTATCCTATGTTGGAAAAATACGCGAATATAATTGAAGAAACAGGATACATGCATATTCAATCCACAAAACCGGATACTATTG GTGTTGCTCTCTCCGACTCCCCAACTGGTCTCGCAGCCTATATCCTCGAGAAGTTTTCCACCTGGACTCAGTTGTCAAACCGCAAAGCCACAGACGGTGCTCTCACCAAGCAATTCAGTAGAGATCAATTGCTCGACAATCTTATGGTCTACTGGTCTTCTAATTCCATTACAACATCCATGAGACTGTATGCTGAAACCTTTAACAAGAGATACTTGGGGTTGGGGCTGGAAGA AATTCCCACTAATGTTCCTGCATGGTTCATCCAAGCGAAGAATGAGTTGACGTACACTCCCATCTGGGCATTGAAGACAAAGTACCCTAATATCATCAATGAGACCATATTAGATGACGGTGGACACTTCCTGGCCTTCCAGCTGCCCGAGATCTTTTCGAACGATGTCATCAAAGCCATACAGAGCTTTAGGGCATGGCataagaacaataaaaaaactgaattatag
- the LOC125072657 gene encoding juvenile hormone epoxide hydrolase-like isoform X2 yields the protein MMGRLILAVLVALASVLIYFLYLRSPPPLPEIDLEEWWGTELSKSKQDDSIKPFKVDFNEVMIKDLKDRLRDRHPLAPPLKGVAFEYGFNSKQLEGWLKYWAEEYSFKERENFFNNYPHFKTDIQGLSIHFVRVTPEVPPGVEVIPLLLLHGWPGSVREFYEAIPYLTSASRDRDFALELIIPSLPGYGFSSGAKRPGLGADKVAVVFRNLMHRLGFKKYYIQGGDWGALITSCMATFFPDEVLGYHSNMPFIMSPKVTLITLIGALYPPLVVGSNVQDRMYPMLEKYANIIEETGYMHIQSTKPDTIGVALSDSPTGLAAYILEKFSTWTQLSNRKATDGALTKQFSRDQLLDNLMVYWSSNSITTSMRLYAETFNKRYLGLGLEEIPTNVPAWFIQAKNELTYTPIWALKTKYPNIINETILDDGGHFLAFQLPEIFSNDVIKAIQSFRAWHKNNKKTEL from the exons ATG ATGGGGCGACTGATCCTTGCTGTCCTGGTAGCGTTAGCGTCTGTTCTAATTTACTTCCTGTACCTGAGAAGTCCACCCCCATTACCAGAAATCGACCTCGAAGAATGGTGGGGAACTGAGCTATCAAAGTCCAAGCAAGATGACAGCATAAAGCCATTTAAAGTGGATTTCAATGAAGTG ATGATTAAAGATTTGAAAGACCGGCTCAGAGACCGTCACCCATTGGCTCCTCCTCTAAAAGGTGTCGCCTTCGAGTATGGTTTCAACAGCAAGCAGTTAGAGGGTTGGTTGAAATACTGGGCAGAAGAATACTCATTCAA aGAACGTGaaaattttttcaataattatcctCACTTTAAGACTGATATCCAAGGGTTGAGCATTCACTTCGTCAGAGTGACGCCGGAG GTCCCCCCTGGTGTGGAAGTCATTCCGCTGCTGCTACTCCACGGCTGGCCGGGCTCAGTCAGAGAGTTCTATGAAGCTATACCATACCTAACTTCTGCTTCAAGGGACAGAGACTTCGCTCTTGAACTCATTATACCCAGCTTGCCCGGATATGGTTTTTCTAGT gGTGCCAAGCGTCCAGGACTTGGTGCTGACAAAGTAGCTGTAGTTTTCAGAAATCTAATGCATCGTCTTGGTTTCAAAAAGTACTATATTCAAGGAGGAGACTGGGGAGCACTGATCACAAGTTGCATGGCTACATTCTTCcctgat GAGGTCCTCGGCTACCATTCAAACATGCCGTTCATAATGTCACCTAAAGTCACATTGATCACGTTGATTGGAGCCTTATACCCACCTCTCGTTGTTGGCTCAAATGTCCAAGACCGTATGTATCCTATGTTGGAAAAATACGCGAATATAATTGAAGAAACAGGATACATGCATATTCAATCCACAAAACCGGATACTATTG GTGTTGCTCTCTCCGACTCCCCAACTGGTCTCGCAGCCTATATCCTCGAGAAGTTTTCCACCTGGACTCAGTTGTCAAACCGCAAAGCCACAGACGGTGCTCTCACCAAGCAATTCAGTAGAGATCAATTGCTCGACAATCTTATGGTCTACTGGTCTTCTAATTCCATTACAACATCCATGAGACTGTATGCTGAAACCTTTAACAAGAGATACTTGGGGTTGGGGCTGGAAGA AATTCCCACTAATGTTCCTGCATGGTTCATCCAAGCGAAGAATGAGTTGACGTACACTCCCATCTGGGCATTGAAGACAAAGTACCCTAATATCATCAATGAGACCATATTAGATGACGGTGGACACTTCCTGGCCTTCCAGCTGCCCGAGATCTTTTCGAACGATGTCATCAAAGCCATACAGAGCTTTAGGGCATGGCataagaacaataaaaaaactgaattatag
- the LOC125072657 gene encoding juvenile hormone epoxide hydrolase-like isoform X1 — protein sequence MISLIILVGFLLRSKMGRLILAVLVALASVLIYFLYLRSPPPLPEIDLEEWWGTELSKSKQDDSIKPFKVDFNEVMIKDLKDRLRDRHPLAPPLKGVAFEYGFNSKQLEGWLKYWAEEYSFKERENFFNNYPHFKTDIQGLSIHFVRVTPEVPPGVEVIPLLLLHGWPGSVREFYEAIPYLTSASRDRDFALELIIPSLPGYGFSSGAKRPGLGADKVAVVFRNLMHRLGFKKYYIQGGDWGALITSCMATFFPDEVLGYHSNMPFIMSPKVTLITLIGALYPPLVVGSNVQDRMYPMLEKYANIIEETGYMHIQSTKPDTIGVALSDSPTGLAAYILEKFSTWTQLSNRKATDGALTKQFSRDQLLDNLMVYWSSNSITTSMRLYAETFNKRYLGLGLEEIPTNVPAWFIQAKNELTYTPIWALKTKYPNIINETILDDGGHFLAFQLPEIFSNDVIKAIQSFRAWHKNNKKTEL from the exons atgatttctttaataatactaGTTGGATTTCTACTCAGAAGTAAG ATGGGGCGACTGATCCTTGCTGTCCTGGTAGCGTTAGCGTCTGTTCTAATTTACTTCCTGTACCTGAGAAGTCCACCCCCATTACCAGAAATCGACCTCGAAGAATGGTGGGGAACTGAGCTATCAAAGTCCAAGCAAGATGACAGCATAAAGCCATTTAAAGTGGATTTCAATGAAGTG ATGATTAAAGATTTGAAAGACCGGCTCAGAGACCGTCACCCATTGGCTCCTCCTCTAAAAGGTGTCGCCTTCGAGTATGGTTTCAACAGCAAGCAGTTAGAGGGTTGGTTGAAATACTGGGCAGAAGAATACTCATTCAA aGAACGTGaaaattttttcaataattatcctCACTTTAAGACTGATATCCAAGGGTTGAGCATTCACTTCGTCAGAGTGACGCCGGAG GTCCCCCCTGGTGTGGAAGTCATTCCGCTGCTGCTACTCCACGGCTGGCCGGGCTCAGTCAGAGAGTTCTATGAAGCTATACCATACCTAACTTCTGCTTCAAGGGACAGAGACTTCGCTCTTGAACTCATTATACCCAGCTTGCCCGGATATGGTTTTTCTAGT gGTGCCAAGCGTCCAGGACTTGGTGCTGACAAAGTAGCTGTAGTTTTCAGAAATCTAATGCATCGTCTTGGTTTCAAAAAGTACTATATTCAAGGAGGAGACTGGGGAGCACTGATCACAAGTTGCATGGCTACATTCTTCcctgat GAGGTCCTCGGCTACCATTCAAACATGCCGTTCATAATGTCACCTAAAGTCACATTGATCACGTTGATTGGAGCCTTATACCCACCTCTCGTTGTTGGCTCAAATGTCCAAGACCGTATGTATCCTATGTTGGAAAAATACGCGAATATAATTGAAGAAACAGGATACATGCATATTCAATCCACAAAACCGGATACTATTG GTGTTGCTCTCTCCGACTCCCCAACTGGTCTCGCAGCCTATATCCTCGAGAAGTTTTCCACCTGGACTCAGTTGTCAAACCGCAAAGCCACAGACGGTGCTCTCACCAAGCAATTCAGTAGAGATCAATTGCTCGACAATCTTATGGTCTACTGGTCTTCTAATTCCATTACAACATCCATGAGACTGTATGCTGAAACCTTTAACAAGAGATACTTGGGGTTGGGGCTGGAAGA AATTCCCACTAATGTTCCTGCATGGTTCATCCAAGCGAAGAATGAGTTGACGTACACTCCCATCTGGGCATTGAAGACAAAGTACCCTAATATCATCAATGAGACCATATTAGATGACGGTGGACACTTCCTGGCCTTCCAGCTGCCCGAGATCTTTTCGAACGATGTCATCAAAGCCATACAGAGCTTTAGGGCATGGCataagaacaataaaaaaactgaattatag